In Candidatus Planktophila sp., the sequence TTTTTTTCCTTGCAACCTTTGGTCTCAATATGCAGATTTTTAACGCTCTGATGGCAACACAGGAGTTTGGCTTAGGGCCTGCCGACTTTGGCCTGATGGGTACTTTTATAGCTATTGGTTCATTAACTGGGGCTATTGGCTCTGCCAGATTGGAGAGATTTAGAAGTACCCGCTTTGTCATTGTTGGCGGAATGCTTTTTTCAATCACTATTGTTGTTTTAGCTTTCATTCCAAACTACACAATGTACATTCTCTGGTTACCGGTGTGTGGTTTCTCTGCGCTAACAACTTTAATTTCAGCTAACTCAATTGTTCAAACAAGTACGGACCAAGTCATTCGAGGTCGCATAATGGGTCTTTATTTACTTATATTTATGGGTGGAACACCTTTTGGCTCGCCACTCATAGGGTTAGCTACAGATAACATTGGAATCAGAGCGACAATTGCATTGTGCGGAGCAATTTCGCTGTGCGCTTCACTTTTTGTCTGGATTAAGTACCGCAACAAAGTTGGAACGCCAGAAGATATCAGCGTTGCCGCGGTATTAAAGACCGCTAATGGCGACTAAAACAATTAAACCGATGAGTACTACCAAGGTAACAATTCTGCGTGTTTTATAGTTCATGAATTCAATTCCTTACTTTTTGCGATGGGACTAACTTTACAATCACAAAAGCGATTGTAATTAAAAGTGGAACCATAATGTAGGCACGTGAAATTCCAAAACTATCTCCGAGGACCCCAAGTAGGAACGGCGCGGTAGCAATTGCAATTCCAGCGGCAAGAGAAGTTCGACCAATTGCAAGATCTGGGCGACCATCGCTGAATCCAATGAGTCGAATTGATGCCAGTGCAAATTGGATGGAAACCCCGAGGCCAATAGCAAAGAGAGAAATGAGACTGACAGCCATTGAATGTGAAAACCAGAATGCTACAAAGCCAATGAACTGCACCGCAATCACAATGAGTAGTTGGGTATCGAGTGCTAGGCGCTTTAAGAGTAAACCGCCATACCAGCGTCCAACTCCCATTCCCGTACCGAGAGCAACAATTGCAACGGTCGAGATAGCTGCGCTCGAACCAACGCGCTCTTTTAGCAGCGCTGCTGCCCAGAAAGAGATTGCAAATTCGCTAGAAATGCAGGCTACAAAACCAATCCAGGAGATCCAGAAAGCACGCGAAAGTTTTCCAGTTTGAGGGCCCGACTCATCTGGAACGTATTCATCTCCATTTTTATCGCGACCCAGTAAAAAGAGCGCAATTGCAACTGGTAGCGCAAGGAGAAGGCCGATGCGCCATAGGTTAGGAAAGATGATTGCGATTGAACCAATGAGCGCAGTTCCAGTCACGAAACCAGCGGAGGCAATTCCATTTGCTTGTGGGATTGCAATTTCAGCTGCTTTGCCAAAGTGGTGCGACATTGACGTGAGCATTGTGTTAATCACAATCGAAGTTCCAAAGCCTGTTATTAACGTTGCTGGCAGAGTTAGAAAAACTGGAGGAGAAAGGACAAATATTGTTATGCCAATACTAAAGATTGAAAGGCCAATCCAACTTGCGCGGGTGCGACCAAAGCGATG encodes:
- a CDS encoding MFS transporter; the protein is MPKTFHRDRFFWVIATQTAIVNFYLGGFGPAQSLLRADQGTSLTVAGLHGTAMGIASIIAGYANPHIAHRFGRTRASWIGLSIFSIGITIFVLSPPVFLTLPATLITGFGTSIVINTMLTSMSHHFGKAAEIAIPQANGIASAGFVTGTALIGSIAIIFPNLWRIGLLLALPVAIALFLLGRDKNGDEYVPDESGPQTGKLSRAFWISWIGFVACISSEFAISFWAAALLKERVGSSAAISTVAIVALGTGMGVGRWYGGLLLKRLALDTQLLIVIAVQFIGFVAFWFSHSMAVSLISLFAIGLGVSIQFALASIRLIGFSDGRPDLAIGRTSLAAGIAIATAPFLLGVLGDSFGISRAYIMVPLLITIAFVIVKLVPSQKVRN